The Medicago truncatula cultivar Jemalong A17 chromosome 7, MtrunA17r5.0-ANR, whole genome shotgun sequence genome includes the window CAGAAACAGAACATAGTAGCAAAATGGTGGCTACAGATCACACCACCAATGGTGTCCTCAATAGTTGGAAAGGAACAAAAACCTTCACATATCAACTTCTCACAGGTCGTTGGTTCATGTTATTTGCATCATCATTAATCATGTCTGTAGCAGGTGCAACATACATGTTTGGTCTATActcaaaccaaatcaaaacctCTTTATCCTATGACCAAACAACTCTAAACCTCCTTAGTTTCTTCAAAGACCTCGGTGCCAACGTTGGCGTCATCTCCGGTTTAATCAATGAAATCACACCACCTTGGGTTGTTCTCTTAACCGGTACCATCATGAATTTCTTTGGTTACTTCATGATATGGCTTTCCGttactaaaaaaattcatacaccTAAAGTTTGGCAAATGTGTCTTTATATTTGCATTGGTGCAAATTCTCAAACTTTTACTAACACAGGTGCTTTAGTTACTTGTGTTAAGAATTTCCCTAATAGTCGTGGTAGTGTTTTAGGTCTTTTAAAAGGTTATGTTGGTTTAAGTGGTGCTATTATTACACAAATTTATCATAGTTTATATTATGGTGATAGTAATAATACTCAATCTCTTATTTTACTTATTGCTTGGCTTCCTGCTgctgtttcttttctttttcttccaactattagaattttgaaattgaacaacatacaacaacaaaaGGAATATAAAGTTTTCTATAATCTTCTTTATATTTCACTTGGTCTTGCTTGTTTTCTCATGGTTTTGATCATACTCCAAAACATGTTAACTTTCTCAAGGATTGAGTATATTGGTGATGgagtttttgtaattttgttacTACTTCTTCCACTTGTTGTGGTATTTAGAGaagaaatcaaattcaacaCCCTTTTGAAGGATACTTCAATATCTCAATTGAAAGTAGTCACTGATGTCCCACTTCAGAACATGTCATCACACGAACAAGAAGCGGAAGTATCATCATCGTCAACAACTACAAATTCAGACAAGAAAAGTAGTTCTTGTTGGAGGACGATATTCAAACCTCCGAATAGAGGTGAAGACTACACAATTTTACAAGCTTTGTTTAGTATTGACATGTTAATTCTTTTCCTAGCAACAACTTTTGGTGTTGGTGGGACATTAACAGCGATcgataatttgggacaaattggTCATTCATTAGGGTACCCAAATAAAAGTACTACAACTTTTGTGTCGCTGGTAAGTATATGGAACTATCTAGGACGGGTTGCGTCGGGTTATATCTCAGAGATTTTATTAACCAGATATAAAATCCCTCGTCCGTATCTGCTC containing:
- the LOC25499332 gene encoding uncharacterized protein, with product MVATDHTTNGVLNSWKGTKTFTYQLLTGRWFMLFASSLIMSVAGATYMFGLYSNQIKTSLSYDQTTLNLLSFFKDLGANVGVISGLINEITPPWVVLLTGTIMNFFGYFMIWLSVTKKIHTPKVWQMCLYICIGANSQTFTNTGALVTCVKNFPNSRGSVLGLLKGYVGLSGAIITQIYHSLYYGDSNNTQSLILLIAWLPAAVSFLFLPTIRILKLNNIQQQKEYKVFYNLLYISLGLACFLMVLIILQNMLTFSRIEYIGDGVFVILLLLLPLVVVFREEIKFNTLLKDTSISQLKVVTDVPLQNMSSHEQEAEVSSSSTTTNSDKKSSSCWRTIFKPPNRGEDYTILQALFSIDMLILFLATTFGVGGTLTAIDNLGQIGHSLGYPNKSTTTFVSLVSIWNYLGRVASGYISEILLTRYKIPRPYLLTFVMLLSCVGHILIALGISNSLYFASVIIGFCFGAQWPLMFAIISEIFGLKYYSTLYNFGAVASPVGSYIFNVRVAGYLYDKEALKQLEAKGLRRQKGKDLTCVGVECYRMAFIIITASTLIGCFISFILVLRTRKFYKGDIYEKYREEFEAAETQMRIVKTGDGVSESEDPGNATLGAVGVTRSLPG